Genomic window (Acropora muricata isolate sample 2 chromosome 11, ASM3666990v1, whole genome shotgun sequence):
CTTATCACTGAGTCATCGCACGTTTCACGATACTCTCCGTTCACAGTATAGGAGTCAGACGTGTAACGCTTGCGTGAATTGATAAAGTACATCGGTCGATTTGTCCCAGGATCAGATCTTGTGCGTGATCTTGGACTAGGTGAGGATTCATTTGTGCCATGAGAGCTGACAGAACTAGAGTTACCAAAGGTGCTAAGGTCCAAGTCTTTCAAGTCAGGAACAAGATCTAGCAAACTTGGCGATCGCTTCTCTCTTGGTTGAACATCTTCTGAGGACCCTCCACTCTCAAACAAAGCTCTTCTGGCTGCAATACCTTGGGACACATGTGGTTTGTAAGAGGGATCATTTGGTGCAGTGGGTAGAGTCTTCTTGTAGTAATTTGGCAAGGACCATCTTCCTGTTATCACTTGAGAATTGCTAGTTGTGTCATCAGCTTTCAACTTCTCTAGGGCTTCAGAAATTGGTCTGGATTTTCTGAAATTCTGTTTAGCTTTCATTGCTTCATTAGCAATGGTTTCATCAAAAATGTTCTTTAATTTGCTAACGTTCGGCTTAGTATTTTTCTCTTGATCACCATCTTCTGTGCTTCCACTTCCTCTGTCACTTGCAGTCGCCGGCCTGGCTGATGGCGACGGCTTCCGCGAGACACGAGGTCTCTCATCGCGTTTacgaacattttcatttttcagtggCGTTATGAAAGCCTTGTCAGACGAAATTACCTTCTTTGGAGGAGCCCCGAACTTGTTGTAAGTCTTGTGCTTCGCTTCATTTTCCGAAGCTCCCGGATTCCGTTTAGGTTTTGAGTCAACAATATTTTTGCGTGAATCCACGTTTTGACTCTTCGCGCTGTCACCAACTTTGCTTCCGACATTATTCTCCGCTTTGGAGCGATTAACTTCGAGTCTGCGAGCTCGTAACCTGTTTTCTTTGCCGTAGTCAGTTCTTGTTGCCATCTATCAAGAGGGTAACTCAGAAACCAACGAAACCACGCAGAATAATGGCTTTAAAAtcaccaaaaataaactttaccGATCTCTGACACTTCATGAAAACTTGCTCACACGCAATTCTTCACTTGTAGTCTCGATTCTTCGCACTCGTCGAAAACGCACGCAAAATCCGTGCAATATTTGTACTTTGGTGTTTTCACTCCATTATTGGAAAAATATAATATGGCCGACACATACAAGGTCGCTCACAAATTTCAGCGTAATCGGCCTCTCTAAAAGCACAAGCTGAAACAAATACAGTTTACAACCAAATTGATCACTTGAAAGCGCTGAAACTTCACAGACAATGCTCTCTTGATGCAACAACGACAGAATTTAGCTTGCACAGGAAATGAAGTTGATCGTGAAAGGATGAAAATATTCGCCTGTGACACAAGGTCACGTgacaaatgttaaaaaaatggTGCTTTTTTGAGaggaaattatttgcaaaaGCGAGTTTATAAATTAGAGTTTTTCATCCTTGAAGGAAATATTTACCGTGGTCTACGAAGCTTGTTCAAAACAATTGATGGCGTAAAAACAAACTGGGCGTGTTTAGCTGTACATGTTTGCAAAAGGAGTTCTGTATTGCAATTTCTTCGGTTCATTAGCATGTGATCGCTTTGTTTAGCTAAGTGTCAAACTTCAATAACAAATATTAATCGCATTGAACAAGGTAattaaattcaaagaaaataatCTGTACTATATATACTATTTCCAATGGTTGAAAGCATTTTAAAGATTTTGGAATTGAAgctggaaacaaagaaaaaattttaacaaaacaatgaaagctTCAAAATGTTTCCAAAGAGTCAAACATTGATCATCACTCGAGGATTGTTGTTAGAAATGTCATACATATTTCACAAATGGACGTAGGACAACTAAGCTAGTTTTAAACTCGATTATTCATTCATTGATTTTAGTCCAGTAAataggctaaaaaaaaaacattccaagCGTGATTCTCTTCTTGATACCTGGTCCATATTGTTGGCATTCCGCGTCACTTGCAAGTCGATCCATTCTAGAAATATTTGAGTCCCCAATGGCAACGAGATAATAATACAGAACCTATCGACATAGATCAGTTTTAGAACGATATCTTAATAAGATAATGTAAGATTAATAAGTAAATCTTGccgaaaattaatttttacaagtttTAAGCACTAGATTTAAATAACCTGGGTTTTGAATTAAATGAAGCATTTCCAtcggttttttttaattagcttgcGAGCCCACACAAATCACAAACACAGGGTCATTTGCTCCAGCAAAATCTACtagtgtatttttctttttgtcacgTACTTGCAAATTCATATACCGCATGTCCAATACAGCAAGACACACAGTTGAGGACTACATGTCTAACACGAGCCTATAGCAGGAAGCGAGAGGCAAACAGGCGGATTAGGAGCGCGACACGCGAGACGTACCCAATGTCTCGCGCGTCGCGCCGTATTGAGGaggccaagaaaaaaggaaaaataaccaAGGAACCTCAAATATGGCGAGACAAAAGTGTCACATTTCTTTGATGCAAATTTATGAATTATTGCCAAGAGAAACAAAGATTGCGTGATTCTGCTCTTCCACGAAATTTCTGGTTCTTACCATAGACCGCTTTCATAATGGACAtcgaatttaatattcttttgtttcaatacaaataagcctttctaaccaagctgccatgggcaaaatacaaaagaaaattttaacgaaagtgaggccagtaggtctaattaacacaACTACAACGGAATATCAAATACGCCGGATCGGCACCCTTAGGCCCCGTCCaaacgaagacgattgtaaacgcaaacttttttatgcgtttaggtcttccgtccacacgaagacgatgaaaacgctcaccgtaaacgcataaattcgaaaacgcactccaaactggataaatttgaaaacgctacgtaaacgatgatcgtcttcgtgtggacggagatgaaaatatgcgtttactatcgtttgcgtttacaaccgtcttcgtgtggacgtagccttaatccccacggcatcaacgaacgcttttcattcaaataatttattactgttttcgtgtaacctagtttccaccaatagcatagctccttgttctgcatataaaccttacactacccacaattcatgtactcgctctgacgaaaggctaacgctcgaaacgtcagcttttcaatctctgtacggtggtcaatttacattatcaactccgctgataaaccaaattttcgtgtatcactcccccacagacgcagcaccacagtttcttcagaaactaatctcCTTTACTCATTTATTAAAGTGCTTGCGTTCGACTGAACGCATACTATGTACGTCGTATTTCATTCCTGCGGGTTTCACGATGTCCCGCGGGAATTGATCGCGGATGCAACAGCCTCGGTAACAAATACTTGTAACACCTTGCTGGAAATCAGATGCAAGCTCTTAACTAATGTTCCTCTCCTTTGCCCTCCCTTCAGTGTTGCTTTTGCCGGGTTCTTTTTGAACTCCAACCCATAAACAAGAATGTGACTTCAACATTGAAGGGGATGAGAGGGCAAAATGTGATTGTGTGTTACAACATTTGTGACTGAGACTCACTGTAGGTCAATTCATATGTATCAGGCTTAGGCCGCCGTCTTGGACTATACGACACACTTAGCCTCGAtgtcatgctggtatcgatccaATGCGAGGATgatctcaagctgctttatcGTGAAGTtgaaaagtacgaggttatgaccaaGTGTGTGGTAGTTGgtgagcaaaaacaaaaaacacgcGAATCCCAGTTCTAAAGCAACGAAACACATATGCATAGATCGCACTTTTCTAACCTGAGATTATTACTAGTCTATAGTTCATATTTTCTAACTGAATTCGATAGCTCCAGCTAACAGGCGCAACAATGATCTAACATGAAACGAAGGTCAATGTGTTGAAATTTGGTGTTGACCGGAAACATTATTCTCGTCACGCGTCACGAATAACGTTACCGGTCAATGCAGGTAACCCTTTTCACATGGATGTCACACAACATCGTTGCGTGATGGACAAAAATACTTCGCTTCACCATAATACAGTGTATTCACCAAACTATTGACAGTTTGAAGCTGTGAATTTTCAATTCTGTTTAAAATAATGCCTACATTACTTTTGTCAAAACCGGAAACGGAAAGATCACGACCACACGACAGTATAACTGGTTATCTTTTATTCAGCGATTTTCTTATTTACACAACGatatctataataataatttttacaattCAACATTAAATATTCTGATTTTATTGTAAATCGAGGAAGCTATTCTCAAATTCGTGCCTGAACAGGCCCCGAATTGGAtattacacaaaaaaaattcgaaCGACTTGTCGAACAAAGCTTCATTTACGATTGACAAAATATGGAAATTTGAACACGAATTAAACTACACAATTGCGACACCCACGTATTTCAAGACAGCTGTACCGACGTTTTCACCATTAATTCTCGCAAATGTCTCGCAATAATGCTTTTCAACGGCGCTTGGGTTATACTGTTTACGCCCGTTGCCATTCTGGCATCCATTCGGCTGACATGAACAAGGGAAGCTACCGTAATCAACTTGACAACCGATTCCACTCAAAATGCATTCGCAGGTTTCAGAATAACAAATATCGCCGCAATTACACCCGCATATTACTCGACTGAGTCTAAGCTTCGCGCAATCTCGTTCTTCTGTCTTTAGAATTCGTCGCACTCCAGCTGATTTCAAAATACTCCTCCTAGCCTTCTGTGAAATTGGGGCAAACGGCTTTTGATCGTCGGCGTTTGTCTTTGCCAAATCAACTCTTAATTTCTCGATCCAGAGATGTCTTCTCGCCATACCAAGAGTTGATCCACCGTTCGAAGGAACAGACACAAATCCTTGCTTACGAGGAAAATGGTAAATTGTAACGTCCCCAAAACTTACACGGCCTTTACTTTTCATTCTCTTTTCTAATGCCTCATGGTTTTCATGTTCGCTTGAACCGTCTAAGCTGTGCTTTCGTTTCCCCATTTCTCTAACACACTTAAGCTTCAGACGGTAGAGCGCTTACAAGACTATTACATTAGCTTATATCAAGTACCTTGATTTCTATTTATATACCTCTCGATGTCTTACTTCATGCCgcaacgatgacgtcacaaacacGCAAAAAATGACGATCAAAGTTGCAGTGGGTGAAAAGAACCTTAGAAATCGCCTTTGCCAAGCGTTAAAACTAACTAAAATCTCATTAAAGACATACGTAATATACTATGAATAGAACAGCTGTCTTGTGTTTCAGATTTCCAAGCGAATAAGAATGACGATCAATGGAAATTTGTTTCAAGCAACTTATCATCATTTCCTTCCGCCAATCTCATCAAATGTATTTATAAATTAGTTATCGAGGTATTCTTTCTCTCCGCGAATAAACCTGTAGCAGTAAACGGGACGAGCtgtttaaatttattaattCTTTCCATCGAATCATTCGACTCATGCTTGTTTATACGTCCCTTTCCAGAATTGTATTTTATATAATAGAGAAAGGCCAAGCGTTCGAAACTTTGAAGATATGTGGAAGAGGTATCGCAAGACCATTTTTTGAACAAAGACATGTTTCGAGAGTCAGGGATACGCAAGGGCAAAAAATCAGGAATGTCGCTGACTGTTGTAAAAAGAATCAACTGAATAAGATCTGTAGGATCATTGTAGAAACAATTGCATGTTTCGGGAGTATTTTGGGCGAGCTTCACAATAGCAAAATCAAAAAGACTGctttgaaaaggaaaagttATTGTTTTGCACAGTCATGCGGCACACTATTTAGTCCATTTGTTTGGATAAAAACTACATGAAAAAGATTTACGGAATTGAAGCGAGCGTACAACAATAGACTATTGTCATTCTAATTTCGTTCATTGTTATTCAAAAAATGTCATTAACAATCCAGATATCGGATGCTTCGCCCATAGTACAACGTGAGCAAAATTAAGTAGTCGCAAAATACTAATGACatctcagtggttagagcatccgaccgGCGATACAAAGGTCCTAACTCGAAAAATCCTTTCGGTAGTTCCTCACCTGTTGCCAAGCCAACATCACTCAAATCAAAACGCACGCGTGCATGCAACGCCATCCCATCTTTCATATGACGACACAATGTTATATTTTCACGTTACGTCTTCCTTGACTGTGGGTAAGAATATCTTTTTCTCATAAAAGGTGAATACTCACTACCGACGCTGCCACTTTGTTTTCAAGAACTTAGCTGGTCATGGACTATTTCTATCAGCTCAGTTTTAAGAAGGCCATGACTTCATTTCGAGTGCACTTCCGTAGTGTTCTACGTAACTGGACTCACACGATCTGTTCAATTCAGCCCCGCTAACAAAGTACCCCCTTTGCttgtaaaattaaaacaaaccaTTACAGACGACTTTCGCAAActaatatttttagtttttgacttTTCCCTAACTGAAACCTGCTATATTCTTAATTTACACAAATACAAGATCTGACAGAGAACTGTATATATAGATGACATAGCTGCGATTTTTCGACACCAtctcggggaaactcggaaacAATTCGAGCACTCCCGAAGAGGAGGCGAACCCATGACTGAGCTAAAGAAGACATGTGGGAAATTGGCCACTAAACTAGATTGACGAGACAATTGTCCCGCTAACCTGTTCCGGTTGAAATGATGGAAATGAATGCTTGTTACAGATGATGGTGGAAAACAATGAACTTTAAAGAAATGCGGAAATAGGAAGACACGATTAGTGCAAGGAAGTTGTCGATTTCACCCTACTACGTGTCCAATTCTCGCCGATTTTTTTCGAGAAAGAACTCCATCAACAAACCACATCCGATTGAGCAAAAGTCGCGCAACTCAAATAAAACAATTTCTTAGTTTTTCTCTATTAcataaaacaaatatatttccGTATATTTCATATTGTCGTGAATGTTTCTCTCATTACATTCAACGCCACTTCCGAGATTGGACACGTGTAGAATTCGTGCCACTTTACCTTGGCCGACTTATCACTTGAAACGTGTTTTATCGTCATTTGGGAGCAGCTGGTATTACCGAAATTATTTCTTGCCACACGTCTTTTTTGACGTCAAACCTACACAAGTTTGGCGTGCGTTCCCTTCTGAAAAGGAATGCTATGTTTTACAAAGAAACTTGTGATGTTTACACtctaaattaattaaaatgctgacagtatttttttttctgagttaaaTATTACCATAGCAAAATGCAAGCAAAGGAAAGGTCTCAAATAAAACACGAGACACCTTGTGACATATAAATAACATTGGCATTGCAACTGTAAATAATAgcaatattaacaataataaaaataaaaattataataagaATATGGTATGAATTCTTAAACAACTAAAACGTCGTTTAATATTGTCGATATGGGTCGCTACTGTGTAGGAAGTAGTAAAGAAGTCCTCGCCTCTCAGTCCGTGAATCACCAACTTTTCCACTCGAACGGCAATGCCATACCGTCAGCGGTGGAAATACACATTGTCAATAAGTTGTCTTCAAGAACTTATCATTCGAACTTCAGCTGTTTTACGAAGAGTCCGTTACCTCAGGGAGCTTCAGTTGAAAGCACAATCAGCTTCTACGTAACTCACAAGTGTTTTACCATATGGTCACTTCAGAATTTATGTTTACTTCTCAAGGTAAGCTTTCGTCTCCGCCTAGGGTTCACTTCCACGCACAACACAATTAGGTTACTGCTACACGGGAATTCTTCTTGGTCCAAGGCCGGGACACGGCCGTTCAAAGCCGTGGCAGTGCTGAAGTCCTGGGAACTTCTGCTGAGCCAACTGCGACAATTTTTCCTGTCGCGCTTGTTGCCATTCTCTTTGGAGCCGTGCCAGATATGCTTAAAAGGCctggagtgaaaaaaaaaaaaacattgtcatTATATTTGTcgcgtcgtcgtcatcatcatcaacaacatcgtcatcatcaacatcaGTGACAGCTTCATGGTCACCAATGTCAGAGGCAGCATCATGGCactcataataatattatggtaATAATATTATCTACATCATAATcgcgcactggtggctcagttggttgagcagcgggctgtcatgcgggaggtcgtgagttcgactccggccgaaccatcactcagggtctaaaaataactgagtagaaagtgctacctttgtaattacatcagcaaatggttacaCTTTCAAGTCGTTTTGGATAAgcactataagccggaggtcccgtcttaTCACCCTTGTCGTAAAaacaactgtgggacgttaaagaacccacacactattcgtaaagagtacggcacggagttcccggtgttgtggtctggcctttacggGACAGCAGTAAATTGGCTAACGCTGTTGCGGCATCCTTGCCAGAAacctggcgaagctaataaatcAACAAATCATAAATCATCACCTCAGCTGAATATTACCTAAAACTTGGGACTTACCAAATAGAACTTTTGAGAACGTCTGTCCCGTTGAAAGAATAGATAGGAATTGCGGGATTGAACGCATATCTCTTGTGAAGATTGAATTCCAAGAAGGAAATAGTTGATCT
Coding sequences:
- the LOC136889043 gene encoding cysteine/serine-rich nuclear protein 1-like, translating into MGKRKHSLDGSSEHENHEALEKRMKSKGRVSFGDVTIYHFPRKQGFVSVPSNGGSTLGMARRHLWIEKLRVDLAKTNADDQKPFAPISQKARRSILKSAGVRRILKTEERDCAKLRLSRVICGCNCGDICYSETCECILSGIGCQVDYGSFPCSCQPNGCQNGNGRKQYNPSAVEKHYCETFARINGENVGTAVLKYVGVAIV